The Algihabitans albus genome includes a window with the following:
- a CDS encoding GNAT family N-acetyltransferase produces MSLRPQSARLEVVRADYNDPQHAAKLVDLLDAYACDPMGGGRPLPAEVRARLVPELAARPQCFSLIGYADGTAAGLANCVEGFSTFAAKPLINIHDIAVLPAFRGRGLARALLAEVEAIARHRGACKLTLEVLEGNGPATAAYRRFGFAGYALDPSQGRAEFWEKPLA; encoded by the coding sequence GTGAGCCTCAGGCCGCAGTCCGCGCGGCTGGAGGTTGTCCGGGCCGACTACAACGATCCGCAGCACGCCGCGAAGCTCGTCGATCTGCTCGATGCCTATGCGTGCGATCCCATGGGCGGTGGCCGGCCCTTGCCTGCCGAGGTTCGCGCCAGGCTCGTTCCGGAACTGGCTGCGCGCCCGCAGTGTTTCAGCCTGATCGGCTATGCCGACGGAACCGCCGCCGGACTGGCCAACTGCGTCGAAGGATTTTCCACCTTCGCAGCAAAACCGCTGATCAACATTCACGATATCGCGGTCCTGCCCGCTTTCCGCGGCCGCGGACTCGCACGGGCTTTGCTCGCCGAGGTCGAAGCAATCGCCCGCCACCGCGGCGCCTGCAAGCTGACCCTGGAAGTCCTCGAAGGAAACGGGCCCGCGACGGCGGCCTACCGGAGGTTCGGTTTCGCCGGCTACGCTCTCGACCCCTCCCAAGGCCGGGCCGAGTTCTGGGAGAAGCCACTGGCCTAG
- the glmS gene encoding glutamine--fructose-6-phosphate transaminase (isomerizing) — protein sequence MCGILGILGKAPVAPLLLDGLKRLEYRGYDSAGIASLVNGGIARRRAEGKLSNLATLLEQEPLPGTVGIGHTRWATHGRPTEQNAHPHSSDRVAVVHNGIIENFRDLKAELESVGQVFETETDTEAVVHLIDHHLAQQMSPQEAVGAALHRLEGAFALAIVFAGRHDLMIGARRGSPLAVGFGDGEMFLGSDALGLAPLTDRICYLEEGDWAVLTEAGAEIFDSDNAPVDRPVTQTALSGAMIGKGQYRHFMQKEIFEQPAVIGDTLQVFVNPQSRAVTLPELPFDFAKVPRVTVSACGTAFYAGMVAKYWFEQIARLPVELDIASEFRYREAPLPEGGASLFISQSGETIDTLAALRYAKSQGQTILSVVNQPESVIARESHAVLPTLAGPEIGVASTKAFTTQLTVLACLTIAAARARGAIDAEREAELSAALTEVPARCAEVLNHDEAIQAIAHELAEARDVLYLGRGAMYPLALEGALKLKEISYIHAEGYAAGEMKHGPIALIDETVPVIVMAPSGPLFEKTVSNLSEVSARGGWVILITDPEGAERAGAQAAHVIEVPRVDSLVAPLLYAIPAQLLAYHTAVVKGTDVDQPRNLAKSVTVE from the coding sequence ATGTGCGGTATCCTGGGAATTCTCGGCAAGGCACCGGTCGCACCGCTTTTGCTCGACGGCCTGAAGCGGCTGGAGTACCGCGGTTACGACTCGGCAGGTATTGCCAGCCTCGTCAACGGCGGCATCGCGCGTCGGCGTGCCGAAGGAAAGCTGTCCAATCTCGCAACCCTTCTGGAGCAGGAGCCGCTGCCCGGCACGGTCGGGATCGGCCACACCCGCTGGGCCACCCATGGCCGTCCGACGGAGCAGAACGCCCATCCGCACAGCAGCGACCGCGTGGCCGTGGTGCATAACGGCATCATCGAGAACTTTCGCGACCTCAAAGCCGAACTGGAATCCGTGGGTCAGGTCTTCGAAACCGAGACCGACACGGAAGCTGTCGTCCATCTGATCGATCATCACCTGGCCCAGCAGATGTCGCCGCAGGAGGCCGTCGGTGCGGCCCTGCATCGCCTCGAGGGCGCTTTCGCGCTGGCCATCGTCTTCGCCGGCCGTCATGACCTGATGATCGGCGCGCGCCGCGGCAGCCCCCTGGCGGTCGGCTTCGGCGACGGCGAGATGTTCCTGGGCTCCGACGCCCTCGGCCTGGCGCCGCTGACCGACCGCATCTGTTACCTGGAGGAGGGTGATTGGGCGGTGCTGACCGAAGCGGGTGCCGAGATCTTCGACAGCGACAACGCGCCGGTCGATCGGCCGGTCACCCAGACCGCTTTGTCGGGCGCGATGATCGGCAAGGGCCAGTACCGGCACTTCATGCAGAAGGAGATCTTCGAGCAGCCGGCCGTGATCGGCGACACCCTGCAGGTCTTCGTCAACCCGCAGAGCCGCGCGGTGACCCTGCCCGAACTGCCGTTCGATTTCGCCAAGGTGCCGAGGGTTACGGTCTCCGCCTGCGGCACCGCCTTCTATGCCGGCATGGTCGCCAAGTACTGGTTCGAACAGATCGCCCGCCTGCCGGTCGAGCTCGATATCGCCAGCGAGTTCCGCTACCGCGAGGCCCCGCTGCCCGAGGGCGGAGCTTCGCTCTTCATTAGCCAGTCAGGCGAGACCATCGACACCCTGGCCGCTCTACGCTACGCCAAAAGCCAGGGCCAGACGATCCTCTCCGTGGTGAATCAGCCAGAAAGCGTGATCGCACGCGAGTCCCACGCGGTCCTGCCGACCCTGGCGGGACCCGAAATCGGCGTCGCCTCGACAAAGGCCTTCACCACACAGCTGACGGTTCTGGCCTGCCTGACCATCGCGGCGGCCCGCGCACGCGGCGCCATCGATGCAGAGCGCGAAGCCGAGCTGTCCGCCGCACTGACCGAGGTGCCGGCCCGTTGCGCCGAGGTGCTGAACCATGACGAGGCGATCCAGGCCATCGCCCACGAATTGGCCGAGGCCCGCGACGTGCTCTACCTGGGCCGCGGTGCGATGTATCCACTCGCGCTGGAGGGAGCCCTGAAGCTCAAGGAAATCAGCTACATCCATGCGGAGGGCTACGCGGCCGGCGAGATGAAGCACGGGCCGATCGCCTTGATCGACGAAACCGTCCCCGTGATCGTCATGGCCCCCAGCGGGCCTCTGTTCGAAAAGACGGTCAGCAATCTCTCCGAGGTTTCGGCACGGGGCGGCTGGGTGATCCTGATCACCGATCCCGAAGGCGCTGAACGGGCCGGCGCGCAAGCCGCGCACGTGATCGAAGTGCCGCGCGTCGACTCGCTTGTGGCACCGCTGCTCTATGCCATCCCGGCTCAACTGCTCGCCTATCACACCGCCGTCGTGAAAGGAACCGATGTCGACCAGCCGCGAAACCTCGCCAAGTCGGTGACCGTGGAGTGA